Part of the candidate division WOR-3 bacterium genome is shown below.
AACAAATCTACCAACCAATACCAATTGCCGGTTGCTTCTACTGCAACTTTACAATTATTTCGGAATGGCTCAAAGAAACTACGAATAGCTGTCTCATCATTTTCAAGTCGCGTAGATCTTTCCCTCATCTGCTCGTCATAGAGATGAACTTGCAAAAAGTTCTTATGCAAATCAATACCACAATAATTCATAAACACTCCTTTCGTTAAAATCATATCCATTTTTCTTAAATTGACAAACCTTTTATATTATATCTTTCTGTCAAATCATTTTTATGCGCTGAATTATTAGCGGTAGCCGCACCCTTCAGGGTGCGAAATACCCTGGGATTTAAAAACATTTATCCGCAGGCTAAAGCCTGCGCCTACCATTTTATCGATTACCGGACGACCATCTCAGGTTGGCATTTTTTATTTATACAAGGCTAGAGTCTTGCCCTACAAAAATCCCCACGCTAAATCATTGATTACCCTTACAAATCTTGCTTATGAGTTTTGTCTTTTTATAAAAAATATGGAGAGGACTCAGTGTCGTGCATGCTTGACTTTTGCTCTTCCTAATATATAATTTTGGACAATGGATAATCAGGGAGATTATTTAAAAGCCGACAAATATATAGATGCTCTTAATCTGAAACTTGATTGGATTAAGGCTTTAATTCAGGCTTATGAGCGTTATCTGCCAGCACGGGTGATAGAAAAAATAAGACTCAATCCTAAGGTTAACAGGATTGAGGGCGAACGGAGGGTTGTAACAGTCTTATTTGCTGATTTATCGGGTTTTACTGCTCTATCTGAGACAATGGATGCAGAAGAGATTGCAAACATAATAAATGACTTTTTCACCAGGATGGTAAGGATTGTACACAAATATGGTGGAAGTGTTGATAAATTCCTTGGTGATGCCTTAATGGTTTTATTCGGTGCCCCGGTCGCCCACCATGATGATCCGGAAAGGGCAGTACGCGCGGCTTTAGAAATGCAGCAGGAAATGGAAAAATTTAATGCTGAAAAAAAATTGGCAACTCCATTATCAATGAGTATTGGAATTAACACCGGACCGGCCGTTGCTTTAAATGTTGGTTCAGAAGAAAGAATGGAGTACACTGTTATCGGAGATACAGTCAATCTCGCCGCAAGGTTAGAGAGTGTCGCTGGCCCAAAGGAAATCGTAATTAGCCATTTTACCTATGAAAAAATTGCCGAGATTGTAGACGCAGTAAAGAGGCCTGCAGTCAAAGTTAAAGGTAAAAGAAAACCCGTGGTGAATTACCTCGTTAGAGGATTTCAAGAACACTACCGTTTACCCGAAATCAAAAAGATAAAATTTGTTGGCCGGGTAGTAGAGCTAAATACGATAAAAGAATGTTTGATGCAGGCAAAGAATAATCTTTTGACGATAATTGGCATAACTGGTGAACCCGGCTCAGGGAAAACAAGATTGGGTATTGAAAGTGAATTGCTTGCTCAAGAAAATGGATTTTTAACATTTGCTGTGCGCTGCAATCCGTATGAAATGAATATTCCGTATAATTTATTCATCGGGTTTTTTAATAATTACTTTCAGTTGAAGAACACTGCTTCCGAACAAGAAAAAAGATTGGTAATAAGTTTAAAATTGAAAAATCTGGGATTGTCACTTGATAATACACTTCCCTATATTGGTGCTATCTTGAGATTAGTATTTCCTGAGATACAAACTTTGTCCCCCGAGGAATTACAGCGACGCATATTCAATACAATAAAAGAGATATTACAAACCGAAGCCCAAAGGCATTCACTTTTTATACGATTTGAGGATCTGCAATGGGCCGATCCGACCAGTATTGAAATTCTCGATTATCTTCTAAAAGAATTAAAACAAACTGCCATTCTCTTTTTATTTGAATATCGGCCAGACTGGGCATTCCCCTGGCTTGGTTTTGAAAATTGCAAGCATATTTTTTTAAAGAATTTTGCAAGAGAGGATACTTCAAAATTAATAAAAACTATTCTTGGTGCAGAAAAAGTTGCCCAGGAGATAGAAAATTTGGTATTCGAAAAATCAATGGGCAATCCTTTGTTTATTATTGAAATCCTAAAAATGTTAATGATAAAGAATGGTATAAAAAGAACTAAGGAAGGATATATTGCTACCGAGCGATTCAAGAAGATAGAAGTTGCTGAATCAATTTCCTCGGTGATTTTAGACCAAATTGACCGGCTGAAGGAAA
Proteins encoded:
- a CDS encoding transposase; protein product: MDMILTKGVFMNYCGIDLHKNFLQVHLYDEQMRERSTRLENDETAIRSFFEPFRNNCKVAVEATGNWYWLVDLLEELNLDVSLVNPLPTKAIAYARVKTDKVDAWVLTHLLRTNFLATCWIPDKESDVRL